The following are encoded together in the Chiroxiphia lanceolata isolate bChiLan1 chromosome 8, bChiLan1.pri, whole genome shotgun sequence genome:
- the LOC116789932 gene encoding uncharacterized protein LOC116789932, giving the protein MVKKNTIPDGWRSLTPVGQPIPGTRFIAFKVPLKGAINQRLTPTQKFTPKDLIAAMKALNVELGLIIDLTYTTRYYEVKDLPKSVQYKKLYTVGLEVPDNATILQFKKWVRKFLWENAGNEKLIGVHCTNGINRTGYLICRYLIDVEGWDPEAAIQAFGDARGHRMDGLVYLTDLRTQPMRSNLGMDVWDADEDIIPPPHAMEGPAERFPNEDFQGSGKRLRIYDDHSHNDLQGQIQLRDFDFINKEPGQRRRPFHDHQTQDESRASVQMRNWDYNRGPEQRQRPFSDHQFYDDYQEDTQLKDLDFSNKGPGQSLRPFHGHQFCDDLQAERQSRDINRGHGQRQRSFPDHPYPNDLQEDRQLKDFDFSSRGRGRRRKLFHDHQSRDEFQTQMQLKELDPVSRGPGQRLRSFHDYESHDDLKPQMQFGNFEFVKRGCGQRLRPFNDHQPHNDLQTEMQLKDYDNKGPGQRHRPFHDHQPYDGSQEQTQLKDFDYVNKGHGQRPRPFRDHPGHDDLPREWCSDRSQSFSSHENVAEPHFSSSPSLHRDYGSDNDDFNRNYSNRPNCPEDNRRMHPSEEISRGKNRFAPYSSQTMHSSSSVHQEDSSINYERKPFQGETPRKMEQRKRLPVVTVDYNYGLPLDCGPEEEEKSHYDLPPQDHYNWN; this is encoded by the exons ATGGAGGAGTTTGACACCAGTTGGACAACCTATACCAGGAACAAGATTTATTGCATTCAAAGTACCTTTAAAAGGG GCAATTAACCAGAGGCTCACCCCAACCCAGAAATTTACACCAAAAGACTTAATTGCTGCAATGAAAGCCCTAAATGTGGAGCTTGGATTAATTATTGATTTAACATATACCACCCGATACTATGAAGTTAAG GATTTACCTAAAAGTGTGCAGTATAAGAAACTTTATACTGTTGGACTTGAAGTCCCTGATAACGCTACAATTCTGCAGTTCAAAAAATGGGTCAGAAAATTCCTATgggaaaatgcaggaaatg AGAAGCTCATTGGCGTTCACTGCACTAATGGAATTAATAGGACTGGCTACCTTATATGTAG atacCTCATAGACGTTGAAGGctgggatccagaggcagcaaTCCAAG cttttgGTGATGCCAGAGGTCATCGCATGGATGGTCTGGTGTATCTCACAGACCTCAGAACACAACCAATGCGAAG taacCTTGGAATGGATGTATGGGATGCAGATGAAGATATTATTCCCCCACCACATGCAATGGAAGGACCTGCAGAGCGGTTCCCAAATGAAGATTTTCAGGG GTCTGGGAAAAGATTAAGAATTTATGACGACCACTCTCACAATGATTTGCAAGGACAGATACAGTTGAGAGATTTTGACTTCATTAATAAGGAGCCTGGACAGAGACGAAGACCATTTCATGACCACCAAACTCAGGATGAATCAAGAGCATCAGTGCAGATGAGAAACTGGGACTACAATCGGGGACCAGAACAGAGACAAAGACCCTTTAGTGATCACCAATTTTATGATGATTATCAAGAAGACACACAGCTGAAGGACCTAGACTTCAGTAACAAGGGCCCTGGACAAAGTTTGAGACCTTTTCATGGACACCAGTTTTGTGATGATTTACAGGCAGAGAGGCAGTCGAGGGACATTAACAGAGGCCATGGACAAAGGCAGAGATCTTTTCCTGATCATCCGTATCCTAATGATTTGCAGGAAGACAGGCAGTTAAAGGATTTTGATTTCAGTAGCAGGGGCCGTGGCCGGAGACGAAAACTGTTCCATGACCACCAATCTCGTGATGAATTTCAGACTCAGATGCAGTTAAAAGAGTTAGATCCTGTCAGCAGAGGTCCTGGCCAAAGACTAAGATCTTTCCATGACTATGAGTCACATGATGACTTAAAGCCACAGATGCAGTTCGGAAATTTTGAATTTGTTAAAAGGGGTTGTGGGCAGAGGTTGAGGCCTTTCAACGATCACCAGCCTCACAATGACTTACAAACAGAGATGCAGCTGAAAGATTATGATAATAAAGGCCCTGGACAAAGGCACAGACCTTTTCATGACCATCAGCCTTATGATGGCTCACAGGAACAGACTCAGTTAAAAGATTTTGATTATGTTAATAAAGGACACGGACAAAGGCCAAGACCTTTTCGTGATCATCCAGGTCATGATGACTTGCCACGTGAATGGTGTTCAGACAG AAGTCAATCATTTTCTTCCCATGAAAATGTAGCAGAACCTCATTTCTCCTCATCTCCTTCACTTCACAGAGATTATGGGTCAGATAATGATGACTTTAACAGAAATTACAG TAATCGACCAAACTGTCCTGAAGACAATAGGAGAATGCATCCCTCAGAGGAAATtagtagaggaaaaaatagatttGCACCATACTCTTCACAAACAATGCACTCATCTTCATCTGTACACCAAGAAGATAGTTCAATAAACTatgaaagaaaaccttttcaaGGTGAAACTCCCAGAAAGatggaacagagaaaaagattaCCAGTTGTAACAGTTGATTACAATTATGGTCTGCCACTAGACTGTGGAcctgaagaagaagagaaatcaCATTATGATTTACCGCCACAAGACCACTACAACTGGAACTGA